The region TATTCTTTCTCGGTCTGCATCTGATAAATTAGATCCTGATGGCAAACAAAGCCCATTTTGAAACAAATTCTCAGAAATATCGGTTCCGTAAAAAGCACATTCGCTAAAGATGGGTTGCAAATGCATGGGTTTCCAAAGTGGCCTAGACTCAATATTATCTTTTAACAATGCTATTCTTAATTTTTCGCTAGTAAAAGGAGCTGTTTCGGTCTCAAAAAGGATACAACTCAACCAATGGTTTGAAAAATAGTCATTTGTAGGCTCTTCAAAAACGCGTATGCCCTGAACATTTTTAAAAATATCTTTGTAAAATTGATGCATCTTTCTTCTTAAGGCGATATGAGCAGGCAACACCGCCATTTGTCCTCTACCAATGCCCGCTACAATATTACTCATTCTGTAATTATAACCAATTTGGGAGTGCTGATAATGGGGCGCCTCATCACGCGCTTGGGTTGCTAAAAAAATTGCTTTTTGTTTGGCTTCTATGGTATTACAAACAAGTGCCCCACCTCCTGAGGTAGTGATAATTTTGTTTCCATTAAAGGACAAAACCCCAAAATCACCAAAAGTACCGCAATTTTTACCTTTATAGGTAGCCCCTAAAGCTTCTGCCGCATCTTCTAGTATCGGAATTTCATATTTTTTTGAGATGGCTACAATTTCATCAACTTTTGCAGGCATCCCGTACAAATGCACCAAGATGATTGCTTTTGGCTTGTTCCCCAATGCCATTCGGTCTTTAATCGCTTCTTCTAAAAATACCGGACACATATTCCAAGTATCTTTTTCGCTATCGATAAAAATAGGAGTGGCTCCTTGGTATGCTATTGGGTTTGCAGAAGCAGAAAAAGTCATGCTTTGGCATAGCACCTCATCGCCTGCTTTTACACCCAACAAAATTAACCCTAAATGAATAGCAGCCGTGCCAGAAGACAAGGCACCTACTTCTTTTTCGGTCTGTAAAAACTGTTTTAAATCAGTCTCAAAACCAGTAACGTTAGGTCCTAAGGGTGCGATCCAGTTATGATCAAATGCTTCTTGAATATAGGTTAATTCATTGCCCCCCATATGTGGAGAGGAAAGCCAAATTTTAGATTGCTGCATTCGAATTATTTTTTTTTTTTTGCAAAGATACGATTTTGAATGAATTGAATTCTAATTTAAATAAAATATGATTTCAAGAGATAAAAATTTATCAAGAAATATATACTTATAAA is a window of Polaribacter litorisediminis DNA encoding:
- a CDS encoding DegT/DnrJ/EryC1/StrS family aminotransferase → MQQSKIWLSSPHMGGNELTYIQEAFDHNWIAPLGPNVTGFETDLKQFLQTEKEVGALSSGTAAIHLGLILLGVKAGDEVLCQSMTFSASANPIAYQGATPIFIDSEKDTWNMCPVFLEEAIKDRMALGNKPKAIILVHLYGMPAKVDEIVAISKKYEIPILEDAAEALGATYKGKNCGTFGDFGVLSFNGNKIITTSGGGALVCNTIEAKQKAIFLATQARDEAPHYQHSQIGYNYRMSNIVAGIGRGQMAVLPAHIALRRKMHQFYKDIFKNVQGIRVFEEPTNDYFSNHWLSCILFETETAPFTSEKLRIALLKDNIESRPLWKPMHLQPIFSECAFYGTDISENLFQNGLCLPSGSNLSDADRERIRTSIQKLL